In Arthrobacter alpinus, a single window of DNA contains:
- a CDS encoding glycosyltransferase family 4 protein — MSGATPTDRPKIVMDARFTRMDHHDGISRYGASLMAAVAPHADVTMLIHDERQLALLPNLPWVKINSPLSPLELFVARKVNKLGADLVFCPMQTMGSWGRNYPLVLTLHDLIYYEHPAPPGFLPAPVRVLWRLYHKAYWPQRVLLNRANAVATISHTTLSLMRKHKLTKRPIRIIGNAPQGERTPRDPAGQPEKSLTYMGSFMPYKNVETLILGMADLPDFTLNLLSRITPERRAELVSIVPTGATVVFHNGVTDAQYDELLLRTTALVTLSKAEGYGLPLVEAMALGTPVVVADTAIFREVGGAAAHYVPADSPSDFAAAVRTLAAPAAWTESSTASVAQAATFSWDASARELLAIAQELRG, encoded by the coding sequence ATGAGCGGTGCGACGCCGACTGACCGGCCCAAGATTGTCATGGATGCCCGCTTCACCCGGATGGACCACCATGACGGCATCAGCCGCTATGGTGCGAGTCTCATGGCCGCGGTGGCACCGCATGCCGATGTCACGATGTTGATTCATGACGAGCGACAGTTGGCCCTCTTGCCTAATCTTCCGTGGGTGAAAATCAACTCACCGCTGTCGCCCCTGGAACTGTTCGTGGCCAGAAAAGTCAACAAGCTGGGCGCCGATCTAGTGTTTTGTCCCATGCAAACCATGGGAAGCTGGGGCCGGAACTATCCCTTGGTGCTGACGCTGCACGATCTCATCTACTACGAGCACCCGGCACCTCCTGGATTCCTGCCCGCCCCGGTCCGGGTTCTTTGGCGGCTCTACCACAAGGCTTACTGGCCGCAGCGGGTGCTGCTCAACCGCGCCAACGCCGTAGCCACCATCAGCCACACCACCCTGTCGCTTATGCGCAAGCACAAGCTCACCAAGCGGCCCATCAGAATTATTGGGAACGCGCCCCAGGGTGAACGCACGCCCAGGGATCCAGCCGGACAGCCTGAAAAGTCGCTCACTTATATGGGGTCGTTCATGCCCTACAAGAACGTCGAGACACTGATCCTCGGCATGGCTGATCTTCCCGATTTCACACTCAACTTGCTCAGCCGAATCACTCCTGAACGCCGGGCTGAGCTTGTTTCTATTGTGCCAACCGGCGCCACCGTGGTTTTCCACAACGGCGTCACGGACGCACAGTACGACGAGCTCCTCCTGCGCACGACGGCCCTGGTCACCCTGTCCAAGGCCGAGGGGTACGGGCTGCCACTCGTTGAAGCGATGGCCCTGGGCACCCCGGTGGTGGTGGCCGACACCGCTATATTCCGCGAAGTGGGTGGGGCTGCCGCGCACTATGTGCCAGCCGATTCGCCGTCGGACTTTGCTGCCGCCGTGCGAACCCTTGCCGCCCCTGCCGCGTGGACTGAAAGTTCGACGGCGTCCGTGGCCCAGGCAGCCACGTTCAGCTGGGATGCCTCCGCCCGTGAGCTACTGGCGATTGCGCAGGAGCTGCGCGGCTAA
- a CDS encoding tyrosine-type recombinase/integrase, producing MEPTIPIDLPTTLAITTADLAAAGFLARYLEDERKNSPATHIRMPKVYRDESRTLGLDRLELSALIQTAMASHVMDGGLITLLGMLGLRVSEACAVRIEDFQDTERGHRVLRLVGKGGRPATIPLPVAVLRALDAAARERHSGPLLLRRTSTMPMNRKAATLAVARLSKKAGITKHISPHSLRHSFVTACLDAGVSLRDAQIAARHADPRTTSRYDRARHNLDRHANHTVAAFLSGSA from the coding sequence ATGGAACCCACTATCCCTATCGACCTGCCCACCACACTGGCCATTACGACGGCTGATCTCGCCGCGGCAGGGTTCTTGGCACGGTACTTGGAGGACGAGCGCAAGAATTCACCGGCTACACACATCCGCATGCCCAAGGTCTACCGCGATGAATCCCGCACACTCGGTCTGGATCGTCTCGAACTCAGTGCCCTGATCCAGACAGCCATGGCCTCTCACGTCATGGACGGTGGCCTGATCACTTTGTTGGGGATGCTCGGCCTCCGGGTATCAGAGGCGTGCGCCGTACGGATCGAGGACTTTCAGGACACCGAGCGCGGCCACCGTGTGCTGCGCCTGGTGGGCAAGGGCGGGAGGCCTGCTACGATCCCGCTGCCCGTCGCCGTGCTGCGTGCCTTGGATGCGGCAGCCAGGGAGCGACACTCCGGCCCCTTGCTCCTACGGCGCACCAGCACGATGCCAATGAACCGAAAGGCTGCGACGCTGGCCGTTGCTAGGCTAAGTAAGAAGGCGGGGATCACCAAGCACATCTCGCCACACAGCCTCCGGCACTCGTTCGTCACCGCCTGCTTGGATGCGGGTGTTTCGCTGCGTGATGCACAGATAGCCGCACGGCACGCAGACCCCCGCACCACAAGCCGCTACGACAGGGCTCGCCACAACCTTGACCGCCATGCAAACCACACAGTCGCAGCGTTCCTTTCAGGTTCTGCGTAG
- a CDS encoding IS110 family transposase, which translates to MITSDIDIFLGLDVGKTDHWACAVTRDGTKVCNRTLPNDEARLTEVYEELHTKGTVLVVVDQPATIGALAIAVAQHLGIPVAYLPGLSMRRIADMYPGTAKTDEKDAFIISDAARTMPHTLRSIEVADEDEATLGMLTGFDLDLARQITQTSNRIRGLFTQIHPPLERVLGPWLEHDAVLEVLTTWPTPALLKHAGKARIDAKLKKHGARRHTARAGTIIDALGAQTVTVIGTDAAGLVIPHLAKQLISLHAQRVDVAAHLEKMVEAHPLYPVLTSMPGVAVRTAAIIIAEISGKTFTSAAALASYAGLAPTTRQSGTSIKSERVSHSGNKRLKRALFLSAFASIRFDPTSRAYYDRKRAQGKRHNQALIALAHRRLTVIFAMLRDGTLYDIPELKVA; encoded by the coding sequence ATGATCACCAGCGACATCGACATCTTCCTCGGCCTGGACGTTGGAAAAACTGACCACTGGGCCTGCGCCGTCACCAGGGACGGGACGAAAGTCTGTAACAGGACCCTGCCCAATGACGAAGCCAGGCTCACCGAAGTATACGAGGAGCTGCACACCAAAGGAACGGTCCTTGTCGTCGTGGACCAGCCCGCTACCATCGGCGCATTAGCGATCGCGGTCGCTCAACACCTTGGAATCCCGGTGGCCTACCTGCCAGGGTTGTCGATGAGACGGATCGCGGACATGTACCCGGGTACGGCCAAAACTGATGAGAAGGATGCGTTCATCATCTCGGACGCGGCGCGCACCATGCCCCACACCTTACGAAGCATCGAGGTTGCTGACGAGGACGAAGCCACGCTCGGAATGCTCACCGGTTTTGATCTGGACTTGGCGCGCCAGATCACCCAGACCAGTAACCGGATCCGAGGGCTCTTTACCCAGATTCACCCACCACTAGAACGAGTTCTGGGTCCGTGGCTGGAGCACGACGCCGTCCTCGAGGTCCTCACGACCTGGCCCACACCAGCCCTGCTCAAACACGCAGGCAAAGCCAGAATCGATGCGAAGCTCAAGAAGCACGGAGCCCGCCGGCACACCGCACGGGCCGGCACCATCATCGACGCATTGGGGGCACAAACAGTCACCGTGATTGGCACTGACGCCGCCGGACTGGTCATCCCACACCTGGCCAAACAACTCATCTCGCTGCATGCCCAACGCGTTGATGTGGCCGCCCATCTAGAGAAAATGGTGGAGGCCCACCCTCTTTACCCGGTCCTGACATCCATGCCCGGGGTCGCCGTCAGGACCGCAGCGATCATCATCGCCGAGATCTCCGGCAAAACCTTTACCAGCGCCGCAGCGTTAGCCTCATACGCAGGACTAGCGCCGACCACCCGCCAGTCAGGCACCTCGATCAAGTCCGAACGTGTCAGTCATTCAGGGAACAAACGCCTGAAACGAGCACTCTTCCTCTCGGCGTTCGCATCGATCAGATTCGACCCCACCAGCCGCGCCTACTACGACCGGAAACGAGCCCAAGGCAAACGCCACAACCAAGCCTTGATCGCACTAGCCCACCGCCGACTCACCGTCATATTCGCCATGCTCCGAGACGGGACACTTTACGACATCCCGGAACTCAAAGTTGCTTGA
- a CDS encoding alpha/beta fold hydrolase produces the protein MAVKFPLPRKASIPGPTAADSPLAVKLANRESAHVLTVVGDTVHYWEYAAVSAPPTRTLVMVHGFRGDHHGLERVVELLPDYRIIMADLPGFGASPAFATMKHDIAGYGAFLGAFLDALELGPDTVLLGHSFGSIVVSHFVASHPHRVFPLILVNPIAAPALEGPKGIMTKLAVFYYWASAKLPAKPGNALLRSKLIVQIMSVTMAKTRNKELLGFIHGQHHAYFSGFANRDMLLESFQASVSGTVREVASRLKLPTLLIAGAEDEIATLPNQHKLLDLLPDGQLEVIQNVGHLIHYETPEPAAAAIINFLERHPAP, from the coding sequence ATGGCCGTGAAATTCCCTCTCCCCCGCAAGGCTTCCATTCCGGGGCCGACGGCGGCCGACTCGCCTCTCGCTGTCAAACTGGCGAACCGGGAAAGTGCCCACGTTCTCACTGTTGTTGGCGACACCGTGCACTACTGGGAGTACGCAGCAGTCTCTGCGCCGCCAACACGAACTCTCGTGATGGTGCATGGCTTCCGAGGCGACCACCACGGCCTTGAACGTGTCGTTGAGCTCCTGCCCGACTACCGCATCATCATGGCAGACCTGCCCGGGTTTGGGGCCTCCCCTGCTTTTGCCACGATGAAACATGACATTGCTGGTTATGGAGCGTTTCTCGGCGCTTTCCTCGACGCATTGGAGCTGGGACCGGACACCGTCTTGTTGGGCCATTCCTTCGGTTCAATAGTTGTGAGTCATTTTGTGGCTTCGCATCCGCATCGCGTGTTCCCGCTCATTCTGGTCAACCCCATTGCCGCTCCGGCCCTGGAGGGTCCCAAGGGCATCATGACCAAGCTTGCGGTGTTCTACTACTGGGCTTCGGCCAAACTACCCGCAAAGCCGGGCAATGCCCTGCTGCGCAGCAAACTCATTGTCCAAATCATGAGCGTGACGATGGCCAAGACGCGGAACAAGGAGTTGCTCGGTTTCATTCACGGCCAACACCACGCATATTTCAGCGGCTTCGCAAATCGCGACATGCTGTTGGAATCCTTCCAAGCTTCGGTCAGTGGCACAGTGCGTGAAGTTGCCAGCCGGTTAAAATTGCCTACGCTGCTTATCGCTGGCGCGGAGGACGAAATCGCCACGCTACCCAACCAGCACAAGTTGCTTGACCTGCTGCCTGACGGGCAACTCGAAGTGATTCAGAATGTGGGCCACCTGATCCACTATGAAACGCCGGAGCCGGCCGCAGCCGCAATTATCAATTTCCTTGAAAGGCACCCTGCACCTTGA
- a CDS encoding lysophospholipid acyltransferase family protein — translation MSGGEKPLRVLTAPPPRWKTLWSRPLGRFLDHVVYKTTVLGRENIPADGPVVFAANHLSYLDGPVMVGASSRYMHVMVRHDMFKGFLGRVLHASGQIPVNREGDRAALKYAKAVLDRGDCVGILPEGTRGTGDAATMNSGVAWLALNSAAAVVPVAVLGTRRGGEHRDKIPTPRRKLHVVFGEPMRITREPGVSGRVSMDRATEQIRLRLAAHIAASQAATGQDLPADDHLSSKHKGQQP, via the coding sequence ATGAGTGGTGGCGAAAAGCCGCTGCGGGTGCTGACGGCGCCTCCGCCGCGGTGGAAAACCCTGTGGAGCCGTCCGCTGGGCCGCTTCCTGGATCATGTGGTGTACAAAACCACTGTTCTGGGTCGTGAAAACATCCCCGCCGATGGCCCCGTGGTATTTGCTGCAAACCACCTGAGCTACCTTGACGGACCCGTGATGGTTGGTGCCAGCAGCAGGTACATGCATGTCATGGTCCGCCACGACATGTTCAAGGGTTTCCTTGGCCGGGTTTTGCACGCATCAGGGCAAATTCCCGTCAACCGGGAAGGCGACCGGGCAGCGTTGAAGTACGCCAAGGCCGTTCTTGACCGCGGAGACTGTGTAGGCATCCTTCCGGAAGGCACCCGGGGGACCGGGGACGCCGCCACCATGAACAGCGGAGTGGCGTGGCTGGCACTCAACTCAGCCGCCGCCGTCGTACCTGTTGCCGTCCTGGGAACAAGGCGCGGCGGGGAACATCGCGATAAAATTCCAACACCACGGCGCAAACTGCACGTAGTGTTTGGGGAACCAATGAGAATCACACGTGAACCGGGAGTTTCCGGCCGTGTTTCAATGGACAGAGCAACCGAACAAATCCGCCTGCGGCTGGCGGCACACATTGCCGCATCGCAAGCCGCTACAGGGCAGGATTTGCCTGCGGATGATCACCTATCTTCAAAGCATAAAGGACAGCAACCATGA
- a CDS encoding HAD-IA family hydrolase produces the protein MTRLETSAEVGIHQFTVSAILFDLDGTLIDSTPATERAWRTWGELMGLADFSYGTHGVPAQALVEQTIEPARQAEAFELIKALETGDTGGVVAKDGAAELLGSLPDGSWTIVTSCTRGLAEARMAAAGISGPHHMVTADQVNFGKPHPEPFLLGAHRVNADIHSCLVVEDAPAGLTSGRAAGAVTLAVVGTTAAAELDADYIVSTLDDVRAEVFPDGRIRVTVRTA, from the coding sequence ATGACACGTCTTGAAACTTCCGCTGAGGTAGGCATTCACCAGTTCACAGTCAGCGCCATCCTGTTCGATTTGGACGGCACGCTGATTGATTCGACGCCAGCCACCGAGAGAGCGTGGCGCACCTGGGGCGAACTCATGGGACTGGCGGATTTCAGCTACGGCACCCATGGCGTTCCGGCCCAAGCCCTGGTGGAACAAACCATTGAACCGGCACGTCAGGCCGAGGCGTTTGAATTGATCAAAGCCCTGGAAACGGGCGACACCGGGGGTGTTGTTGCCAAGGATGGCGCCGCGGAACTGTTGGGGTCGTTGCCGGATGGCTCATGGACCATCGTCACCTCCTGCACTCGCGGATTGGCTGAGGCGCGAATGGCCGCCGCTGGGATCTCCGGGCCCCACCACATGGTCACGGCCGATCAGGTGAACTTTGGAAAACCCCACCCCGAACCATTCCTTCTCGGCGCACACCGCGTCAACGCCGACATTCACAGTTGCCTGGTGGTGGAGGACGCCCCGGCGGGCCTGACGTCAGGCCGGGCAGCCGGGGCAGTGACGCTCGCGGTGGTTGGCACGACGGCGGCCGCCGAGCTCGACGCCGATTACATTGTCAGCACTCTCGACGACGTACGTGCAGAAGTGTTCCCGGACGGCAGGATTCGCGTCACCGTGCGGACGGCTTAA
- a CDS encoding general stress protein CsbD — protein sequence MGLGDKISNNAQEVAGKAIGRLGDAPNNEKLQAEGVGDQAAVEGKGAG from the coding sequence ATGGGACTCGGAGATAAAATCAGCAACAACGCTCAAGAAGTAGCCGGGAAGGCTATAGGGAGACTGGGTGATGCGCCCAACAACGAAAAACTCCAAGCTGAGGGTGTCGGCGATCAGGCTGCGGTTGAGGGCAAGGGGGCTGGCTAA
- a CDS encoding aldo/keto reductase, with translation MHRSPKHFLNNGASIDVLGYGVYKVPAEDCADLVSTALDTGYRTVDTAALYGNEEGVGAAVARAVASGTPREDIFITSKVWNTDHGYDATLAAFDSSMDKLGLEYLDMYLIHWPCPEQELFIPTYKALEKLYHEGRVRAIGVSNFEEPHLRQLLDACDVIPAVNQVELHPWFSQTSLRALHAELGIATQAWSPLARGGLLSDPVLMELAAHHDRSVAQITLRWHVQSGHLVIPKASSALRIAENLALFDFALTEAEMARIDSLNRGQRSGSNPNKVN, from the coding sequence ATGCATCGCTCCCCCAAACACTTTCTAAATAATGGCGCCAGCATTGACGTGCTCGGCTACGGCGTCTACAAGGTCCCGGCCGAGGACTGCGCGGACCTGGTCTCCACGGCGCTGGACACCGGCTACCGAACCGTGGATACCGCCGCATTGTATGGCAATGAGGAAGGGGTTGGGGCGGCCGTGGCCCGAGCGGTTGCCAGTGGGACCCCGCGTGAAGACATTTTCATTACGTCCAAGGTTTGGAACACGGACCATGGCTACGATGCCACGCTCGCCGCCTTTGACTCAAGCATGGACAAACTGGGGCTTGAATACCTGGACATGTACCTGATTCATTGGCCGTGCCCCGAACAGGAACTTTTCATCCCCACCTACAAGGCGCTCGAGAAGCTTTACCACGAGGGCAGAGTTCGAGCCATTGGTGTTAGCAACTTCGAAGAGCCGCACCTGCGCCAGCTCCTGGATGCTTGCGATGTGATTCCAGCCGTGAATCAAGTTGAGCTTCATCCCTGGTTTTCCCAGACCTCGCTCCGTGCCCTGCATGCGGAACTGGGCATCGCCACACAGGCGTGGAGCCCATTGGCTCGCGGTGGTCTCCTCAGCGATCCCGTGCTGATGGAACTTGCCGCCCACCATGACCGGTCTGTTGCCCAAATTACCCTTCGCTGGCACGTCCAGTCCGGTCATCTGGTGATTCCGAAGGCGAGCTCTGCCTTGCGCATCGCAGAAAACCTTGCTCTCTTCGACTTCGCACTGACTGAGGCCGAGATGGCCAGGATCGACTCCCTGAACAGGGGCCAGAGATCCGGCTCCAACCCCAACAAGGTCAACTAG
- a CDS encoding FAD-dependent oxidoreductase, with product MRGKAAIIGAGIAGLAAARALALRGWDVEVCESAPGLPKTGTFLGMWPEALKALDAIDVGEQVRQSGSSLGASADTGLRTPAGRTLLSVPGGKNLVMVSRPRLLEILADGVNVTFDSEATATEGFSDADAIIGADGTFSKTRTSMFGASSGPRSLGVVAWRGTATGAVSSHGETWAPGAMFGLTPAGPDATNWYACLKAGGRFEPPHLQHLRDLFGSWRTGPAEVLRLVEESEILHHELFDMPKIPSYFNGRVALVGDAAHSMGPFLGRGACEALIDGVTLGRCLGEATSVEDGLAAYDSARRAKTQRLISMSRIMGQTAMMPHGFQGRNAVLGAAGSVMRAAGAVRQTLWH from the coding sequence ATGAGAGGAAAGGCTGCGATTATCGGGGCTGGCATTGCGGGCCTTGCTGCTGCCCGGGCATTGGCGTTGCGCGGCTGGGACGTCGAGGTGTGTGAGAGTGCTCCGGGGCTGCCTAAGACTGGCACGTTCCTTGGGATGTGGCCGGAGGCCCTGAAGGCGCTCGATGCCATTGACGTCGGGGAGCAGGTTCGTCAGAGCGGCTCAAGCCTAGGGGCGTCAGCTGATACCGGGCTGCGAACACCTGCCGGGCGAACTCTCCTCTCAGTTCCTGGCGGCAAAAATCTCGTGATGGTCTCCCGTCCCCGCCTCTTGGAGATCCTGGCCGACGGCGTCAATGTCACCTTTGACTCTGAGGCAACTGCCACTGAGGGCTTCTCGGATGCAGATGCCATTATTGGGGCCGACGGAACGTTCAGCAAGACTCGCACGTCCATGTTTGGGGCCTCTTCCGGACCCAGATCCCTCGGCGTCGTTGCGTGGCGCGGAACAGCAACAGGTGCCGTGAGCAGTCATGGTGAAACCTGGGCGCCCGGAGCAATGTTTGGGCTGACCCCAGCCGGACCGGATGCCACGAACTGGTACGCCTGCCTCAAGGCCGGCGGCCGTTTTGAGCCGCCCCATCTGCAGCATTTGAGAGATCTCTTTGGCTCCTGGCGCACGGGGCCGGCCGAGGTGTTGCGACTGGTCGAGGAAAGTGAGATCTTGCATCATGAACTCTTTGATATGCCGAAGATTCCGTCTTACTTCAACGGGCGTGTGGCCTTGGTGGGGGATGCGGCACATTCTATGGGCCCGTTCTTGGGGCGGGGTGCATGCGAGGCCCTGATCGACGGCGTGACGCTGGGCCGGTGCCTTGGCGAGGCGACCTCGGTGGAGGACGGTTTGGCTGCCTACGACAGCGCGCGCCGGGCAAAGACGCAACGCCTTATTTCGATGTCGAGAATCATGGGGCAGACAGCCATGATGCCGCATGGTTTTCAGGGGCGCAATGCGGTCCTGGGTGCCGCCGGATCAGTCATGCGTGCCGCAGGCGCGGTTCGGCAAACCCTCTGGCACTAA
- the der gene encoding ribosome biogenesis GTPase Der, with protein sequence MSDPKSTAPSGDGEFGHPEYVPTGTDQIAEKLAAISDEDADARAAGLLAGLANYELDDEDAALLSGGFDDGSNFDALRQDPVLAIVGRPNVGKSTLVNRILGRREAVVEDTPGVTRDRVQYTADWNGRNFTLVDTGGWERDARGLDLRVAEQAEVAVEMADAVLLVVDAIVGITASDEAIVRMLRKAKKPVILVGNKIDDLVQEADAATLWGLGLGEPYPVSAVHGRGVADMLDRVMDVLPEFSAVEGIERTGGPRRIALLGRPNVGKSSLLNKLAGSERVVVDNVAGTTRDPVDELIELGDRTWRFVDTAGIRRRVHMAQGADFYASLRTQSALEKAEVAVVLLAVDEILSEQDVRILQLAIESGRALVLAFNKWDLMDDERRKYLEREIETDLAHVNWAPRVNISAKTGWHKDKLVPALDLALENWDRRIPTGRLNAFLGELVSEHPHPVRGGKQPRILFGTQASSRPPKFVLFTTGFLDPGYRRFITRRLRETFGFEGTPIEVSMRVREKRSRKK encoded by the coding sequence ATGAGCGACCCCAAGTCAACCGCACCCTCCGGTGACGGTGAGTTTGGTCACCCGGAATACGTACCCACGGGTACCGACCAGATCGCCGAGAAGTTGGCGGCCATCTCCGACGAGGACGCCGATGCGCGCGCGGCCGGCCTGCTTGCTGGCCTAGCCAACTACGAGCTCGACGACGAGGACGCCGCGCTGCTTTCAGGCGGGTTCGACGACGGCTCCAACTTTGATGCCCTCCGCCAGGACCCCGTACTTGCCATTGTGGGACGCCCCAACGTGGGCAAGTCCACCCTGGTGAACCGTATCCTTGGCCGCCGCGAGGCCGTCGTTGAGGACACCCCGGGGGTAACCCGTGACCGTGTCCAGTACACAGCAGACTGGAACGGACGCAACTTCACCCTGGTTGACACCGGTGGCTGGGAGCGCGATGCCCGCGGACTCGACCTGCGCGTGGCCGAACAGGCTGAGGTCGCCGTTGAAATGGCTGACGCCGTACTGCTCGTAGTGGACGCCATCGTGGGCATCACCGCCTCCGATGAGGCCATTGTGCGCATGCTGCGCAAGGCCAAGAAGCCGGTCATCCTGGTCGGCAACAAGATCGATGACCTGGTCCAGGAAGCCGACGCCGCCACCCTCTGGGGCCTTGGCCTCGGCGAGCCGTACCCCGTTTCGGCTGTCCACGGCCGTGGCGTTGCTGACATGCTTGACCGAGTCATGGATGTTCTGCCGGAGTTCTCCGCCGTCGAAGGCATCGAGCGCACCGGCGGCCCGCGCCGCATTGCACTGTTGGGACGTCCCAACGTGGGCAAGTCCTCGCTGCTGAACAAGCTGGCCGGCTCCGAGCGCGTTGTCGTTGACAACGTTGCCGGCACCACGCGTGACCCTGTCGATGAGCTCATCGAATTGGGCGACCGTACCTGGCGCTTCGTTGACACGGCTGGTATTCGCCGCCGCGTCCACATGGCGCAGGGTGCAGACTTCTACGCCTCACTGCGTACGCAGTCCGCCTTGGAAAAAGCTGAAGTTGCCGTTGTCCTATTGGCCGTTGACGAGATCCTGAGCGAGCAGGATGTTCGCATCCTGCAGCTGGCCATCGAATCGGGTCGCGCCTTGGTGCTCGCGTTCAACAAGTGGGACTTGATGGACGATGAGCGCCGCAAGTACCTGGAACGCGAAATCGAGACCGATCTGGCCCACGTCAACTGGGCTCCGCGCGTGAACATCTCCGCCAAGACCGGCTGGCACAAGGACAAGCTTGTTCCTGCCCTGGACCTGGCTCTTGAGAACTGGGACCGCCGCATCCCCACGGGCCGCCTCAACGCGTTCCTTGGCGAATTGGTGTCAGAGCACCCCCACCCCGTCCGTGGCGGCAAGCAGCCCCGCATTCTGTTCGGCACACAGGCTTCCAGCCGACCGCCGAAGTTCGTCTTGTTCACCACAGGCTTCCTGGATCCTGGGTACCGTCGCTTCATCACACGCCGCCTCCGCGAGACGTTTGGCTTCGAAGGAACACCCATCGAGGTCAGCATGCGCGTGCGTGAAAAGCGGAGCCGCAAGAAGTAA
- a CDS encoding sugar-binding transcriptional regulator has translation MYYLQDQTMDAIARELRTSRSTVSRLLSTARETGLVQIQIKTPSDRAPELERVIRRRYKVEVHVVPISDTLTEIEVLERVSMQAARTIGPLVDSNAVIGVAWGSTVSTVSRHLTRKITHGTTIVQLNGAGNTQTSGITYASEIVRRFGTAYGAKVEQFPVPAFFDHAETKAMMWQERSVRRILDLQERMTIAIFGVGSMDAEIPSHVYSGGYLDSTDLDALEASGVAGDVATVFFRSDGSDDGIVLNSRSSGPSLDNLRKVRRRICVVSGRKKITGLRGALAAGLVTDLILDETTARELVEQDSHASDPIFGFLNSLDGI, from the coding sequence ATGTACTACTTACAGGACCAGACCATGGACGCCATTGCGCGGGAGCTAAGAACCTCTCGATCAACCGTTTCCAGGCTGCTCTCCACGGCCCGGGAAACCGGCCTGGTGCAGATTCAGATCAAGACGCCATCCGACAGGGCGCCCGAGCTGGAACGCGTCATCCGAAGACGCTACAAAGTGGAAGTCCATGTTGTCCCCATCTCCGACACGCTCACCGAGATCGAGGTACTTGAAAGAGTCAGCATGCAGGCGGCCCGCACGATCGGCCCCTTGGTTGACTCCAACGCGGTGATCGGCGTTGCCTGGGGATCCACGGTCAGTACGGTCAGCCGCCACCTGACACGCAAGATCACCCACGGCACCACGATCGTCCAACTCAACGGTGCCGGCAACACACAAACCTCCGGCATTACCTATGCCTCGGAAATCGTCCGCCGCTTTGGCACGGCCTATGGGGCAAAGGTGGAACAGTTCCCCGTGCCTGCTTTCTTTGACCATGCCGAAACAAAAGCCATGATGTGGCAGGAACGCAGTGTGCGGCGCATCCTTGATCTCCAGGAACGCATGACCATCGCCATCTTCGGCGTGGGATCCATGGACGCCGAAATTCCCAGCCACGTCTACTCCGGGGGCTACCTTGATTCAACGGATCTGGATGCACTCGAGGCCAGCGGCGTGGCTGGCGACGTAGCGACAGTCTTCTTCAGGTCCGACGGAAGCGACGACGGCATTGTGCTCAACTCACGCTCAAGCGGACCCAGCCTGGATAACCTGCGCAAGGTCCGGCGTCGTATTTGTGTTGTCTCAGGGAGGAAGAAGATTACCGGACTTCGCGGTGCGCTAGCAGCAGGGCTGGTCACGGATCTGATCCTGGATGAGACAACGGCGCGTGAACTGGTTGAGCAGGACAGCCATGCATCGGATCCCATATTTGGCTTCCTTAATAGCCTCGATGGCATCTAA